From Streptomyces asiaticus, one genomic window encodes:
- a CDS encoding MFS transporter has product MAAGYGELLRTPHAARLLTGTLLGRLPNATAALAVLLFARAEGGSYALAGALSAVYGAANAVGQPLLGRAVDRLGQPRVMLPAAVVSALGMVLFAVVGLEPLPAAYAAMLIAGLFTPPLEGGLRALWPTVLRREDQVHAAYALDAVAQEVMFAVGPLLVTLSVAVWSEAAALLVINAVGVAGALSVVVSRPSRQWRSAPREAHWLGALRSPGLLVLLGSFFFIGLALGAIAVAAVAYADEHGGGVVSSALLSALGVGALVGGVVYGGRTWPGAPERRLRLLVAALALGYLPLMLVPGVAAMTVLAGLAGVFLAPALACAFVVVDRHAPSGTVTEAFSWLVTTFVVGNAVGTAVAGPAVQFGGVAPGFAVPAAGGAAALAVLLAAQRFLLDGPRPVVRPAAYRTPDEPRAENDRNHAAEPGFRARHQA; this is encoded by the coding sequence ATGGCGGCTGGCTACGGGGAACTGCTGCGCACCCCACACGCGGCACGGCTGCTCACCGGCACGCTGCTGGGACGGCTTCCGAACGCCACCGCCGCCCTCGCCGTGCTGCTCTTCGCCCGCGCCGAGGGCGGCAGCTACGCCCTCGCCGGGGCGCTGTCGGCCGTCTACGGCGCGGCCAACGCGGTGGGCCAGCCGCTGCTGGGCCGGGCCGTGGACCGCCTCGGCCAGCCCCGGGTGATGCTCCCCGCCGCCGTGGTCTCGGCGCTCGGGATGGTCCTGTTCGCCGTCGTCGGACTCGAGCCGCTGCCCGCGGCGTACGCGGCGATGCTGATCGCCGGGCTGTTCACCCCGCCGCTGGAGGGCGGGCTGCGGGCGCTGTGGCCCACCGTGCTGCGGCGCGAGGACCAGGTGCACGCGGCGTACGCGCTGGACGCCGTGGCCCAGGAGGTGATGTTCGCGGTCGGCCCGCTGCTGGTCACCCTGTCCGTGGCCGTGTGGTCAGAGGCGGCCGCGCTGCTGGTCATCAACGCCGTCGGGGTCGCGGGCGCGCTCTCCGTCGTGGTCTCGCGGCCCTCGCGGCAGTGGCGCTCCGCGCCGCGCGAGGCGCACTGGCTGGGCGCGCTGCGCTCGCCCGGGCTGCTGGTGCTGCTCGGCTCGTTCTTCTTCATCGGGCTCGCCCTCGGCGCGATCGCGGTGGCCGCGGTGGCGTACGCCGACGAGCACGGCGGCGGCGTGGTCTCCAGCGCGCTGCTCTCCGCCCTCGGCGTGGGCGCGCTGGTCGGCGGCGTCGTCTACGGCGGCCGCACCTGGCCCGGCGCGCCCGAGCGGCGGCTGCGGCTGCTCGTGGCCGCACTGGCGCTGGGCTATCTGCCGCTGATGCTGGTGCCGGGCGTCGCCGCGATGACCGTCCTCGCCGGGCTGGCGGGTGTGTTCCTCGCCCCGGCACTGGCCTGCGCCTTCGTCGTCGTGGACCGCCACGCGCCGTCCGGCACGGTCACCGAGGCGTTCTCCTGGCTGGTGACCACCTTCGTGGTGGGCAACGCGGTCGGCACCGCCGTGGCCGGGCCCGCCGTCCAGTTCGGCGGGGTGGCCCCCGGATTCGCGGTGCCCGCGGCCGGTGGCGCGGCCGCGCTGGCGGTGCTGCTGGCCGCCCAGCGGTTCCTCCTGGACGGGCCGCGGCCCGTCGTTCGGCCGGCCGCGTACCGGACACCGGATGAACCTCGCGCGGAAAATGATCGCAACCATGCCGCCGAACCCGGTTTCAGAGCACGCCATCAGGCGTAA
- the pafA gene encoding Pup--protein ligase → MDRRIFGLENEYGVTCTFRGQRRLSPDEVARYLFRRVVSWGRSSNVFLRNGARLYLDVGSHPEYATPECDNVTELVTHDKAGERILEGLLVDAERRLHEEGIAGDVYLFKNNTDSAGNSYGCHENYLVARHGEFSRLADILIPFLVTRQLLCGAGKVLQTPRGAVYCVSQRAEHIWEGVSSATTRSRPIINTRDEPHADAERYRRLHVIVGDSNMSETTMLLKVGATDLVLRMIEAGTVMRDLTLENPIRAIREVSHDITGQRKVRLASGREASALEVQQEYYEKAVDFCERRGIRTGMVERVLELWGRTLDAIRTEELDRIGTEIDWVMKYQLIEQYRAKNNITMSHPRIAQIDLAYHDIHRRRGLYYLLERRGQAARVCNDLKIFEGKSVPPQTTRARLRGDFIRRAQEQRRDFTVDWVHLKLNDQAQRTVLCKDPFRSVDDRVEKLIAGM, encoded by the coding sequence ATGGACCGCCGCATTTTCGGGCTGGAGAACGAGTACGGCGTCACGTGCACATTCAGGGGACAGCGCCGGTTGTCTCCTGACGAAGTGGCGCGGTACCTCTTCCGCCGTGTCGTCTCCTGGGGCCGCAGCAGCAATGTCTTCCTGCGCAACGGCGCCCGCCTCTATCTCGACGTGGGCTCGCACCCGGAATACGCGACACCCGAGTGTGACAACGTGACCGAGCTGGTCACCCACGACAAAGCGGGCGAGCGCATTCTCGAAGGTCTGCTCGTGGACGCGGAGCGTCGCCTGCACGAGGAGGGAATCGCGGGCGACGTCTATCTCTTCAAGAACAACACCGACTCCGCGGGCAACTCCTACGGCTGCCACGAGAACTATCTGGTGGCACGGCACGGGGAGTTCTCCCGGCTCGCCGACATTCTCATCCCGTTCCTGGTGACGCGACAGCTCCTGTGCGGCGCGGGCAAGGTCCTCCAGACCCCCCGCGGCGCGGTCTACTGCGTCAGCCAGCGCGCCGAGCACATCTGGGAGGGCGTCAGCTCCGCCACGACCCGCTCCCGGCCGATCATCAACACCCGCGACGAACCCCACGCCGACGCCGAGCGCTACCGCCGGCTGCATGTCATCGTGGGCGACTCCAACATGTCCGAGACCACCATGCTGCTCAAGGTCGGCGCCACCGACCTGGTGCTCCGCATGATCGAGGCGGGCACGGTGATGCGCGACCTGACCCTGGAGAACCCCATCCGGGCGATCCGCGAGGTCAGCCACGACATCACCGGGCAGCGCAAGGTGCGGCTCGCCAGCGGGCGCGAGGCGTCCGCCCTGGAGGTGCAGCAGGAGTACTACGAGAAGGCCGTCGACTTCTGCGAGCGCCGGGGCATCCGCACCGGCATGGTCGAGCGCGTCCTCGAGCTGTGGGGCCGCACCCTCGACGCGATCCGCACCGAGGAGCTGGACCGGATCGGCACCGAAATCGACTGGGTGATGAAGTACCAGCTCATCGAGCAGTACCGGGCGAAGAACAACATCACCATGTCGCATCCCCGCATCGCCCAGATAGACCTCGCCTACCACGACATCCACCGCCGCCGTGGCCTCTACTACCTGCTGGAGAGGCGCGGCCAGGCGGCCCGGGTCTGCAACGACTTGAAAATCTTCGAGGGCAAGTCGGTGCCACCGCAGACCACCCGCGCCCGGCTGCGCGGCGACTTCATCCGCCGGGCCCAGGAGCAGCGCCGCGACTTCACCGTCGACTGGGTGCATCTGAAGCTCAACGACCAGGCGCAGCGCACCGTGCTGTGCAAGGACCCCTTCCGCTCGGTCGACGACCGGGTGGAGAAGCTGATCGCCGGTATGTGA
- a CDS encoding FKBP-type peptidyl-prolyl cis-trans isomerase, translating to MRRRSVLLAVPAGLLTLAGCGDEKSGSDKTKPSQEPTNQSPSPAPSGKIVSGPVPAITAGKKFGEKPKVAKGSGKPPQSLAVKTISQGDGKKTVKGDWLQINYLAQIWDTGKVIDNTFDKKKTAAFPIGKGQVLPGWDQGLLGRNLGSRLELAVPPAYAYGKQGQPQAGIKGTDTLVFVIDLVGAYNAKSSAKGSKVEQKNADLPKVSANTDGKAPSITVPKKSPPKKLVSEYVIEGDGKEVKKTDALLVQYRGVLWDGGKEFDSTYKRGELAQFSLQQVVKGWSQGLTGKKVGSRVLIVVPPDLGYGKAAQKGIPANSTLVFSVDILAVL from the coding sequence GTGCGTCGACGCTCCGTACTCCTTGCCGTGCCCGCGGGCCTGCTGACACTCGCGGGCTGCGGTGACGAAAAGTCAGGGTCCGACAAGACCAAGCCGTCCCAGGAGCCGACGAACCAGAGTCCCTCACCGGCCCCCAGCGGCAAGATCGTCTCCGGCCCGGTGCCGGCCATTACCGCGGGTAAGAAGTTCGGTGAGAAGCCGAAGGTCGCCAAGGGCTCGGGGAAGCCCCCGCAGAGTCTCGCGGTCAAGACGATCAGCCAGGGCGACGGCAAGAAGACGGTCAAGGGCGACTGGCTCCAGATCAACTACCTGGCGCAGATCTGGGACACCGGGAAGGTCATCGACAACACCTTCGACAAGAAGAAGACCGCCGCGTTCCCGATCGGCAAGGGCCAGGTCCTCCCGGGCTGGGACCAGGGACTGCTGGGCCGGAACCTCGGCAGCCGGCTGGAGCTGGCCGTCCCGCCCGCGTACGCCTACGGCAAGCAGGGCCAGCCGCAGGCCGGTATCAAGGGCACCGACACGCTGGTCTTCGTCATCGACCTCGTCGGCGCCTACAACGCCAAGAGCTCGGCCAAGGGCAGCAAGGTGGAGCAGAAGAACGCCGACCTGCCCAAGGTGTCCGCCAACACCGACGGCAAGGCGCCCAGCATCACCGTCCCCAAGAAGTCCCCGCCGAAGAAGCTGGTCTCCGAGTACGTCATCGAGGGTGACGGCAAGGAGGTCAAGAAGACCGACGCGCTGCTCGTCCAGTACCGGGGCGTGCTGTGGGACGGCGGCAAGGAGTTCGACTCCACCTACAAGCGCGGCGAGCTCGCCCAGTTCTCGCTCCAGCAGGTCGTCAAGGGCTGGTCGCAGGGGCTGACGGGGAAGAAGGTGGGCAGCCGGGTGCTGATCGTCGTGCCCCCGGACCTGGGCTACGGCAAGGCGGCGCAGAAG